A region of Aphanothece sacrum FPU1 DNA encodes the following proteins:
- a CDS encoding diflavin flavoprotein has translation MSTPTLNPINTRPRDVQIATLATNTTIFRSRTWDRLKFEVEYALEKGTTANSYLIKADKTALIDPPGESFTNIFIEELQQHLDLSQLDYLILGHVNPNRIATLKVILEKCPQVTLICSKPAANAIKVSFPHWESQIRVVRSEDTLDLGQGHQLQFLLVPTPRWADGLLTYDPQARILYTDKLFGVHLCHDNVFDDDWKQLDSDRRYYFDCLHAAQAKQVGLILDKIEAFSAKYYAPGHGFIVRYSLSRFTYDYRQWCQQQKSQTLKVALLYASAYGNTAILANAIAQGLIDNGVGVDLLNCEVVEPDAIARTVEECDGFIMGSPTLGGHAPVQIQTALGIVLASASKTKLAGVFGSYGWSGEAIDLISGKLRDANYRFGFNPLRIRFTPDETALQECQQAGSEFAQTLKKKQKQRINRQGLTETHIDRTEQAVGRVIGSICILTTHQNGTHNGFLTSWVSQATFNPPGLMIAISQEQGNNSDLELGESFVLNILKEGRNIRRHFTDPTVENPLNQVNTKMADNGCCILTDALAYLECTVQQRIEAGDHWLIYGIVNQGDVLEAEGVTAIQHRKSGR, from the coding sequence ATGTCTACACCCACTTTAAACCCCATAAATACTCGTCCCCGTGATGTTCAAATTGCTACTTTGGCAACCAATACGACCATATTTCGTTCTCGTACTTGGGATCGCCTAAAATTTGAAGTAGAATACGCTTTAGAAAAGGGAACAACAGCTAATTCTTACTTAATTAAAGCTGATAAAACTGCCTTAATTGATCCTCCAGGGGAGTCATTTACTAACATTTTTATCGAAGAATTACAACAACATCTGGATTTAAGTCAATTAGATTACTTGATTTTAGGCCATGTTAATCCTAACCGCATAGCCACCCTCAAGGTCATCTTAGAAAAATGTCCTCAAGTGACCCTAATTTGCTCTAAACCAGCCGCAAATGCTATAAAAGTCAGTTTTCCTCATTGGGAATCCCAAATCCGTGTAGTGCGTTCTGAGGATACCCTAGACTTAGGACAAGGGCATCAGTTACAGTTTCTTTTGGTTCCGACTCCTCGTTGGGCCGATGGACTCTTGACTTATGACCCTCAAGCCCGCATCCTCTATACTGATAAACTATTTGGGGTGCATCTGTGTCATGATAATGTGTTTGATGATGACTGGAAACAATTAGACAGCGATCGCCGCTACTATTTTGACTGTCTCCACGCTGCCCAAGCTAAACAAGTAGGGCTTATTTTAGACAAAATCGAAGCATTTTCCGCTAAATATTACGCCCCTGGTCATGGTTTCATCGTACGTTATAGTCTCAGTCGCTTTACCTATGATTATCGTCAATGGTGTCAACAACAAAAAAGCCAAACCCTCAAAGTTGCCCTGTTGTATGCGTCGGCTTATGGTAACACCGCCATTTTAGCTAATGCGATCGCCCAAGGATTGATTGATAATGGGGTTGGGGTGGACTTGCTAAACTGTGAAGTTGTTGAACCTGATGCGATCGCACGCACAGTAGAGGAGTGCGACGGGTTTATCATGGGATCACCTACTTTGGGAGGTCATGCACCTGTACAAATACAAACCGCCTTAGGAATAGTTTTAGCCAGCGCGTCTAAAACGAAGTTAGCGGGCGTATTTGGTTCCTATGGTTGGAGTGGTGAAGCTATTGACTTGATTTCAGGCAAATTACGGGATGCAAACTATCGTTTTGGCTTTAACCCCTTGCGTATCCGGTTTACTCCTGATGAAACTGCTTTACAAGAATGTCAACAAGCGGGGTCAGAATTCGCCCAAACTCTCAAGAAAAAGCAAAAACAACGTATTAACCGTCAAGGATTAACCGAGACTCACATTGACCGCACAGAACAAGCCGTAGGACGAGTTATCGGGTCTATTTGTATTCTGACTACTCATCAAAACGGAACCCATAACGGGTTTTTGACTTCTTGGGTATCTCAAGCTACATTTAATCCTCCTGGATTAATGATAGCAATTAGTCAAGAACAAGGCAATAATTCTGATTTAGAATTAGGGGAATCTTTTGTCTTAAATATCCTCAAAGAAGGAAGAAATATTAGACGACATTTTACTGATCCTACTGTGGAGAATCCTTTGAATCAGGTTAATACCAAAATGGCTGATAATGGCTGTTGTATTTTAACCGATGCTTTAGCTTATTTAGAATGTACAGTACAGCAAAGAATTGAAGCAGGAGATCATTGGTTAATTTATGGAATTGTTAATCAAGGAGATGTATTAGAAGCAGAAGGAGTAACAGCGATTCAACATCGAAAATCGGGCCGTTAA
- a CDS encoding phosphate-starvation-inducible PsiE family protein: MYKSIESSPPEKNGLLNVNPVVQALELVQDLIVISLCIGLFGFMVLQIRLMFLSLLPPVEFNVVTADILSLLIWVELFRLLIIYLQEKRISIGVAVEVAIVSVLREIIVRGILETQGTQVLAVCAFLLSLGVLMVIRVWLPPTFEHIDPEEQVSQRRKNSLKQTVGESKNSYVHSSSLIE, from the coding sequence ATGTATAAATCAATTGAGTCGTCACCTCCTGAAAAAAATGGCTTACTGAATGTTAACCCAGTGGTACAAGCATTGGAGTTAGTGCAAGATTTAATTGTGATTTCTTTGTGTATTGGGCTATTTGGCTTCATGGTATTGCAAATTCGGTTAATGTTCTTGTCTTTGCTGCCTCCAGTAGAATTTAATGTGGTCACAGCCGATATTTTATCCCTGTTAATTTGGGTTGAATTGTTCCGTTTGTTGATTATTTACCTACAAGAAAAGCGCATTTCTATCGGAGTTGCTGTTGAAGTAGCGATAGTTTCTGTATTACGAGAAATCATTGTTAGAGGCATTTTAGAAACTCAAGGTACACAAGTTTTAGCAGTTTGTGCATTTTTACTTTCTTTGGGTGTTTTAATGGTGATTCGTGTCTGGTTGCCTCCTACTTTTGAACACATTGATCCTGAAGAACAAGTATCTCAACGTCGCAAAAATAGCTTAAAACAAACCGTTGGTGAATCCAAAAATTCTTATGTCCATTCTTCCTCATTGATTGAATAA